One Chlorobaculum limnaeum genomic window carries:
- a CDS encoding VIT1/CCC1 transporter family protein yields the protein MNQLPETDLRFITRFQKNEITEHHIYKNLARRVEGVKNRRIFAQISEDELRHYNVWKKFTGKDVEPDRFRIWLFSMIAMLFGFTFAVKIMEGGEQNAQMEYERVASMGSEIRGLIEDEEEHEQALIAVLDEERLQYTGSIVLGLNDALVELTGALAGLTFALQNTQLVALTAMITGFAAALSMASSEYLSTKAEPGTKNPLKASIYTGVAYLIAVAVLIVPYLFLANIYLSLALAFGGALVVIALFNFYVSVAKSVPFKNRFLEMAGLIVVVSGISFLAGLGIRYFFGIEV from the coding sequence GTGAACCAGTTGCCTGAAACCGATCTGCGTTTTATCACCAGATTCCAGAAAAACGAGATCACCGAGCACCACATCTACAAGAATCTCGCCAGGCGGGTCGAGGGGGTAAAGAACCGGCGCATTTTCGCCCAGATTTCCGAGGACGAGCTTCGCCACTACAATGTCTGGAAAAAGTTTACCGGAAAGGATGTGGAGCCGGATCGTTTCAGGATATGGCTCTTTTCGATGATCGCCATGCTTTTTGGCTTTACTTTCGCCGTCAAGATCATGGAGGGGGGAGAGCAGAACGCGCAGATGGAGTACGAGCGCGTCGCGAGCATGGGCAGCGAAATCCGCGGTCTCATCGAGGACGAGGAGGAGCACGAGCAGGCGCTGATTGCCGTGCTCGACGAGGAGCGGCTGCAATACACCGGCTCGATCGTGCTTGGCCTGAACGACGCTCTGGTGGAGCTGACGGGCGCGCTGGCGGGCCTCACCTTCGCCTTGCAGAATACGCAGTTGGTGGCGCTGACGGCGATGATCACCGGTTTTGCCGCCGCGCTCTCGATGGCCTCCTCGGAGTATCTCTCCACCAAGGCCGAGCCGGGCACGAAAAATCCGCTAAAAGCCTCGATCTACACCGGCGTGGCCTACCTCATCGCCGTGGCGGTGCTGATTGTTCCGTATCTCTTTCTGGCCAACATCTATCTGAGCCTCGCTTTAGCCTTTGGCGGCGCGCTCGTGGTGATTGCCTTGTTTAACTTCTATGTTTCCGTCGCAAAGAGTGTGCCCTTCAAGAACCGCTTTCTCGAAATGGCCGGGCTGATCGTGGTGGTCTCCGGCATCAGCTTCCTGGCGGGGCTTGGTATTCGCTACTTTTTCGGCATCGAGGTGTAG
- the htpG gene encoding molecular chaperone HtpG translates to MSSNTTSPVREFEYKAEMKQLLDLIVHSLYTHPEIFLRELISNASDALGKARFRMLSSDEGLERSGDLKITITVDKESGNFVIEDTGIGMSEDELISNLGTVAKSGTLGFMEALKEQQKEGQRLDANLIGQFGVGFYSVFMVTDEVTVETRSLESGSQGWRWKSSGQGSYTIEPVEREARGTRISFTLKEEFKEFAEEYRIEQVIKKYSNFVEYPICIGSRQINSMTALWQRPKSELKPEEVNEFYKFIANDFKDPLDYLHVSVEGAVSFKALLFIPSEAPMELLYNQGALEKRGPQLYVKKVLIQNECRDLLPEYLRFVSGVVDTEDLSLNVSRELVQASPVMAKIKQILTSKLLGWFDTIAKEEPEKFRTFYNAFGTILKIGLNTDFTNRDKLIDLLRFETTKTAEGEYVTLKQYSERMAEGQTEIYYHSGSSRAQMLAHPNLEYFKKRDIEVLLLSDPVDVFVIPSIFEYDKKPLKSIEKAEIDMSTVEPEGERLGAEGTVGVISLFKEVLGDRIADVVESKRLVSSPVTLVSGKDAMDSQFEKMMKMMSKDADMPASKKILEVNTAHPIIRNLAGKHAVGLSTDPVVRAAVMQLFESALLLEGDLESVADYVSRMNELVEAATRA, encoded by the coding sequence ATGAGCAGCAACACTACTTCACCCGTACGTGAGTTCGAATACAAGGCGGAAATGAAGCAGCTCCTGGACCTGATCGTCCATTCGCTGTACACCCACCCCGAAATCTTCCTGCGTGAACTGATCTCCAACGCCTCTGATGCGCTCGGCAAGGCGCGCTTCCGGATGCTCTCGTCCGACGAGGGGCTCGAAAGATCTGGCGATCTGAAGATTACCATCACCGTCGACAAGGAGTCCGGCAACTTCGTGATCGAAGACACCGGCATCGGCATGAGCGAGGATGAGCTGATCTCGAACCTCGGCACGGTGGCCAAGTCTGGAACGCTTGGCTTCATGGAGGCGCTCAAGGAGCAGCAGAAGGAGGGGCAGCGCCTCGATGCCAACCTGATCGGCCAGTTCGGTGTGGGTTTCTACTCGGTCTTCATGGTGACCGACGAAGTGACCGTCGAAACCAGAAGCCTCGAAAGCGGTTCGCAGGGGTGGCGCTGGAAATCCTCCGGCCAGGGTTCCTATACCATCGAACCGGTCGAGCGCGAGGCTCGCGGCACCCGGATTTCGTTCACCCTCAAGGAGGAGTTCAAGGAGTTTGCCGAGGAGTACCGCATCGAGCAGGTGATCAAGAAATACTCCAACTTCGTGGAGTATCCCATCTGCATCGGCAGCCGCCAGATCAACAGCATGACCGCGCTCTGGCAGCGTCCGAAGAGCGAGCTGAAGCCGGAGGAGGTCAACGAGTTCTACAAGTTCATCGCCAACGACTTCAAGGATCCGCTCGACTACCTGCATGTGTCGGTCGAGGGGGCGGTGAGCTTCAAGGCGCTGCTCTTCATCCCCTCCGAAGCGCCGATGGAGCTGCTCTACAACCAGGGCGCGCTCGAAAAACGCGGGCCGCAGCTCTACGTCAAGAAGGTGCTCATCCAGAACGAGTGCCGCGACCTCCTGCCGGAATATCTCCGTTTCGTCAGCGGCGTCGTCGATACCGAAGACCTGTCGCTGAACGTTTCTCGCGAGCTGGTGCAGGCAAGCCCGGTGATGGCCAAGATCAAGCAGATTCTCACCAGCAAGCTGCTCGGCTGGTTCGACACCATCGCCAAAGAGGAGCCGGAGAAGTTCCGCACCTTCTACAATGCGTTCGGCACGATCCTGAAAATCGGCCTCAACACCGATTTCACCAATCGTGACAAGCTGATCGATCTCTTGCGCTTCGAGACCACCAAAACCGCCGAGGGCGAATACGTTACGCTCAAGCAGTATTCTGAGCGCATGGCCGAGGGGCAGACCGAAATCTACTACCACTCCGGCAGCAGCCGCGCACAGATGCTCGCGCATCCAAACCTCGAATATTTCAAGAAGCGCGACATCGAGGTGCTGCTGCTTTCCGATCCGGTTGATGTGTTCGTGATTCCCTCGATTTTCGAGTACGACAAAAAGCCACTCAAGTCGATCGAGAAGGCCGAGATCGACATGAGCACCGTCGAACCCGAAGGCGAGCGGCTCGGCGCTGAGGGTACGGTTGGCGTGATTTCGCTTTTCAAGGAGGTGCTGGGCGACCGCATCGCCGACGTGGTGGAGTCCAAACGGCTCGTCAGCTCGCCGGTGACGCTGGTGAGCGGCAAGGATGCGATGGACAGCCAGTTCGAGAAAATGATGAAGATGATGAGCAAGGATGCCGACATGCCCGCTTCGAAGAAGATTCTCGAAGTCAACACTGCGCACCCGATCATCCGCAACCTCGCGGGCAAACACGCCGTCGGGCTGTCCACCGATCCGGTCGTTCGCGCCGCAGTGATGCAGCTTTTCGAGAGCGCGCTGTTGCTCGAAGGCGACCTCGAATCGGTCGCCGACTACGTCTCCCGCATGAACGAGCTGGTCGAAGCGGCGACAAGGGCGTAA